The Ignavibacteriota bacterium genome includes the window GGAATAGTTCACGATGGATACGGAGCCCGGATTCCAGTCGGGATCGTACCAGGGATATGTCCATGCATACCCCAGCACGGAGTACACGGGTTTCAACACGCCGTTGACCACCGAGAGCAGAAGCTGCGGATGCCCTACAATAAACGGATACACAAACAGCACCGCCGCATGTGCGAGGAAAATGCGCAGCATGTCGTTCACCGTCTCCGAGACCCGCGATCGCGCGGCAAATCCCGTCAGCACGGCGGCGCACACGGGCAGGTACTGCACCGACGTCGAAAAACCGACGCTGACCCACGTATGAACCGAGCCCCATTCCAACACAACATGCGCGGCGACAAACAGTCCGTACGCCGCAGCCGCAAGCAGCACTCGCCGCGGGATGGGATTGGGTAACACACCGCCGCGCACGTCACGAAACAGGCGCACGGCAAGCGCTCCGCTCCCCAGCACGACGGCCGCCAGCACACCGCTTTGGAATGGCGTGAGCGCCGCGACAAACATGCCGCGAATGAGCCAGGCGGACCTTCCCGTTGCGAGTCCGGGAAGCAGCGGCAACAGCGCGAGAACGAGGCCCGCCTGCCATGTGAGGGTCACACCATACGGCCAGTAGGGACTTTCACGCGAAAGCGCGATGGCGAGGAAGTAGAGGAAGGCGCCCCACGCGTACGAGGTCCGACGTATCGTGTTGCGCCACTCGTTCACGGCGGACTTAGCTCAATTCTCTGGTCAGCCACTCGACTTTTTGAGCGAGTTCCTCCAGCCGCTCCGCGAGGACTTTGTTCTGCGTCTCCGCGAGGGTGAGCCGGTCCTCGAGCCGTTGAAGCCGTTCACGCGGCGACTGTTCCGTGGCGGATTGCGGGATGTCGACAGTACCCGTCTCTTCCGGCCAGGAGAAAAACATGTGGCGGTAGCGCACTTCCTTCTGCCCGCTGCGGCGCGGGGCCTCTTCGAGGAGATTTTTTTCGTGCGAGGCCAGATGTGTCAGGGTTTCCTGAACAAACTCGCTGCTGGGATAGTTGAACTGCCGCCCCGCGCGCGCCTTGATCTCGCCCGCGGTCTGAGGTCCGCGAAGAAGTATCAGGCTCATGGCCGCCGCTTCGGCGGGGGTGAGGCCGAGTCCGTTGTGACCCGCGCGGTGCATGTATTTGAGCGCGCGTCCCGTGCCGCTGGCATAGGCCACGAGGCCCTTTTCCCGCAGTCCGTCCAGCGCGATCTCCACAGTGTCCTCGTCGAAATCCACCACCGGCTCGCGGCTCGATTTCTGATTACACGCATTCATCACTGCGTTCAGCGTCAACGGATAATACTCGGGTGTCGCCTGACTTTTTTCGATCAGGCAGCCGAACACGCGGGCTTCTTCGAAGGTTAATTGCGGGATGGCGGGCATGGGGAAGGAGCTAGGATTTAGGAGTTAGGAGGGGAACTGGGAACTGGGAAGTAGGAACTGGGAAGTAGGA containing:
- a CDS encoding YceH family protein, which codes for MPAIPQLTFEEARVFGCLIEKSQATPEYYPLTLNAVMNACNQKSSREPVVDFDEDTVEIALDGLREKGLVAYASGTGRALKYMHRAGHNGLGLTPAEAAAMSLILLRGPQTAGEIKARAGRQFNYPSSEFVQETLTHLASHEKNLLEEAPRRSGQKEVRYRHMFFSWPEETGTVDIPQSATEQSPRERLQRLEDRLTLAETQNKVLAERLEELAQKVEWLTRELS